A single genomic interval of Myxocyprinus asiaticus isolate MX2 ecotype Aquarium Trade chromosome 19, UBuf_Myxa_2, whole genome shotgun sequence harbors:
- the LOC127410298 gene encoding chromogranin-A-like, whose amino-acid sequence MIARGCVGLAVLVNFVFSVPVSPGHMDDKDVKVMKCIVEVIADALSKPHPIPVSQDCLETLSTDDRLVTILRHRNFLRELQEIAEEGTNERALKHPGDIPDQVTSLPKDMKAADDQSMLVAMEKPEEAAEKRGASEESSRESEETEQESQKRNKIAAEEEEHEENENASNHITNSMNPEEKRESQEEATIRDEEKQEDEKKRLLQKEKNDLTHNIEGATVTDALEANPEVKQSIMEKGAEKEGTNSKEEQKVEEEEEEEEEEKREFGMKRWSRMSKLAHKKVETSPVLESNWEAPHHSKEQVEKEGELRRSPEEQELQLMAQTEPEDKRDEEGSASRKTEDADIESLAVIESELESVAQKLHELRRG is encoded by the exons ATGATTGCACGAGGATGCGTTGGTCTCGCGGTGCTGGTGAATTTTG TTTTCTCAGTGCCTGTGTCCCCAGGTCACATGGATGATAAGGACGTGAAG GTGATGAAGTGTATTGTGGAAGTCATTGCGGATGCTCTGTCCAAGCCTCACCCCATCCCAGTGTCCCAGGACTGCCTTGAAACCCTAAGCACTG ATGACAGGCTCGTGACAATCCTTCGCCACCGCAACTTTCTCAGAGAGTTGCAAGAGATTGCAGAGGAAG GAACCAATGAGAGAGcactgaagcacccaggggacaTACCTGATCAGGTGACTAGCCTCCCTAAAGACATGAAAGCTGCAG ATGATCAGTCAATGCTGGTTGCCATGGAAAAGCCAGAAGAGGCTGCAGAGAAGAGAGGAGCCAGCGAAGAGAGCTCCAGGGAGAGTGAGGAGACAGAGCAAGAGTCTCAAAAAAGGAACAAGATTGCTGCTGAGGAGGAGGAGCATGAAGAAAATGAGAATGCTAGCAATCACATCACCAACTCCATGAACCCGGAGGAGAAAAGAGAGTCACAGGAGGAGGCAACAATAAGGGATGAGGAGAAACAGGAGGATGAGAAGAAACGCCTCCTTCAAAAGGAGAAAAATGATCTGACTCACAATATAGAAG GGGCCACAGTCACAGATGCTTTGGAAGCAAATCCTGAGGTAAAGCAATCCATCATGGAAAAGGGAGCTGAAAAGGAGGGAACAAATTCAAAAGAAGAGCAaaaggtggaggaggaggaggaggaggaggaggaggaaaagaGAGAGTTTGGCATGAAGCGCTGGAGTCGCATGAGCAAGCTGGCCCACAAAAAAGTGGAGACAAGCCCAGTGTTGGAAAGCAACTGGGAAGCACCGCATCACTCTAAGGAACAAGTGGAGAAAGAGGGAGAGTTGCGGAGGAGCCCAGAGGAGCAGGAGCTGCAGCTTATGGCGCAGACTGAACCAGAGGACAAAAGGGATGAGGAGGGCAGTGCCAGTAGGAAGACAGAG gatGCTGATATTGAGAGTCTGGCTGTCATCGAGTCTGAACTAGAAAGTGTGGCTCAGAAACTTCATGAACTGAGACGAGGCTGA